A window of Holophagales bacterium contains these coding sequences:
- the ptsP gene encoding phosphoenolpyruvate--protein phosphotransferase, protein MAVEIAFSFPLAGGLHARPASRLQEEVVRFRAAVTFLNRASGASASARSVLALVATRTGHAEPCVLHVQGDDEAAAAEALRRFVKKVLPGLDEAPAARVPTGGPLPRALAVSGARVHRGTPASGGVFRGHAVVVAARARGAADERTGTAEDELGRLETAFDRAASGLRARRDAAEYDTEREVLGAHLSIAEDPGLRTRAAAAVSAGAGAAAAVFSAAEHFAEVFRASGSALLAERALDIHDVAEAVVHALAGDAPPEPPVVLGDDAIVVAARLGPAQLLALPRARVRGLVLAEGGTLSHTVVLARAFGVPCVTGVDGVDRVLATGDELVVDGERGLVVAAPKEAVARFYEGQTEALAAAARRLERFRTARGVAADGRRIEVGANVGTVEEAQSAFENGAEGIGLFRTELMFLDRDEPPTEEEQYAILAGTARLAAGRPVIVRTLDVGADKPLSWLRLPPERNPALGYRAIRMYAEHAELVERQLRAILRAAAIGPVKVMFPMVGTPEEARELRALVEKVKGRLAAERVAHDAAIQVGVMLEIPSAVLSLRAIAREVDFFSVGSNDLAQYLFAVDREDTRLAHLGSPFHPAFLRILSEAVEGAHAASRWIGLCGELGARPLAAPLLLGLGFDEVSVSPPRVLMAKAAFRRTTTRGGRALLAEALTKATAGEVEALLVERVPAARALVDAMTVRVVSRSRSRDEAIRELADVLQLTARVDDADRVEDAIWAREETASTAVGFGIAIPHCVSPHVRADSIAAVRLSPPVKWGSAEDRVELAILIAVRPGAAGARHLRTIAALSRRLCDDTFREKLLAAPDDAAAADLLSGATGTGKGD, encoded by the coding sequence GTGGCCGTCGAGATCGCCTTCTCGTTCCCGCTCGCGGGCGGCCTCCACGCGCGGCCCGCGAGCCGGCTGCAGGAAGAGGTGGTCCGATTCCGGGCCGCGGTGACCTTCCTGAACCGCGCGAGCGGCGCCTCGGCGAGCGCGCGCAGCGTCCTCGCGCTCGTGGCGACGCGGACGGGGCACGCAGAGCCGTGCGTGCTCCACGTCCAGGGCGACGACGAGGCCGCCGCGGCGGAGGCCCTCCGGCGCTTCGTGAAGAAGGTGCTCCCGGGGCTCGACGAGGCGCCGGCGGCGAGGGTGCCGACCGGCGGCCCGCTCCCCCGGGCGCTCGCGGTGTCGGGGGCTCGCGTCCACCGTGGCACGCCGGCAAGCGGAGGCGTCTTCCGGGGCCACGCCGTCGTCGTCGCGGCCCGGGCGAGAGGTGCCGCTGACGAGCGGACGGGAACGGCAGAGGACGAGCTCGGGCGGCTCGAGACGGCGTTCGACCGGGCGGCGTCCGGGCTCCGCGCGCGGCGCGACGCCGCCGAGTACGACACGGAGAGGGAGGTCCTCGGGGCCCATCTCTCGATCGCGGAGGACCCGGGCCTCCGGACCAGGGCCGCGGCCGCGGTCTCGGCCGGGGCGGGGGCCGCCGCGGCCGTCTTCTCCGCGGCGGAGCACTTCGCCGAAGTCTTCCGGGCGAGCGGGAGCGCGCTCCTCGCCGAGCGGGCGCTCGACATCCACGACGTCGCCGAGGCGGTGGTCCACGCCCTCGCGGGCGACGCGCCACCCGAGCCGCCGGTCGTCCTCGGCGACGACGCGATCGTCGTCGCCGCACGGCTCGGGCCGGCCCAGCTCCTCGCCCTTCCGCGTGCCCGCGTGCGCGGCCTCGTCCTCGCGGAGGGCGGGACGCTCTCGCACACGGTCGTCCTGGCGCGGGCGTTCGGGGTGCCGTGCGTGACCGGGGTGGACGGAGTCGACCGGGTCCTCGCGACGGGGGACGAGCTCGTCGTCGACGGCGAGCGGGGGCTCGTCGTCGCCGCGCCGAAGGAGGCCGTCGCCCGCTTCTACGAGGGGCAGACGGAAGCCCTCGCGGCGGCCGCGCGGCGGCTCGAGAGGTTCCGGACGGCCCGGGGCGTCGCGGCCGACGGCCGGCGGATCGAGGTCGGGGCGAACGTCGGCACCGTGGAGGAGGCGCAGTCGGCCTTCGAGAACGGCGCCGAGGGAATCGGCCTCTTCCGCACCGAGCTGATGTTCCTCGACCGGGACGAGCCGCCCACCGAGGAGGAGCAGTACGCCATCCTCGCCGGGACCGCGCGTCTCGCCGCCGGGCGGCCGGTCATCGTCCGGACGCTCGACGTCGGGGCCGACAAGCCGCTCTCCTGGCTGCGCCTTCCGCCCGAGCGCAACCCGGCGCTCGGCTACCGCGCGATCCGGATGTACGCCGAGCACGCCGAGCTCGTGGAGCGCCAGCTCAGGGCGATCCTGCGCGCGGCGGCCATCGGGCCGGTGAAGGTGATGTTCCCGATGGTCGGCACGCCCGAGGAGGCGCGGGAGCTGCGCGCCCTCGTCGAGAAGGTGAAGGGGCGCCTCGCCGCGGAGAGGGTCGCGCACGACGCCGCGATCCAGGTCGGGGTGATGCTGGAGATCCCCTCGGCCGTTCTCTCCCTGCGGGCGATCGCGCGCGAGGTCGACTTCTTCAGCGTCGGCTCGAACGACCTCGCGCAGTACCTCTTCGCGGTCGACCGTGAGGACACGCGGCTCGCCCACCTCGGGAGCCCGTTCCACCCCGCGTTCCTCCGGATCCTGTCCGAGGCCGTCGAAGGGGCCCACGCCGCGAGCCGCTGGATCGGCCTCTGTGGCGAGCTCGGGGCGCGCCCGCTCGCGGCGCCGCTCCTCCTCGGGCTCGGCTTCGACGAGGTGAGCGTCTCGCCGCCGCGCGTCCTCATGGCGAAGGCCGCGTTCCGGCGGACGACGACCCGCGGCGGACGGGCGCTCCTCGCCGAGGCGCTCACGAAGGCGACCGCGGGCGAGGTGGAGGCGCTCCTCGTCGAGCGCGTCCCCGCCGCACGCGCCCTCGTCGATGCCATGACGGTGCGGGTCGTGTCGCGGAGCCGGAGCCGCGACGAGGCGATCCGCGAGCTGGCGGACGTCCTCCAGCTCACGGCGCGCGTCGACGACGCGGACCGTGTCGAGGACGCGATCTGGGCCCGCGAGGAGACGGCCTCGACGGCGGTCGGCTTCGGCATCGCGATTCCGCACTGCGTCTCTCCGCACGTGAGGGCCGACTCGATCGCCGCCGTCCGCCTCTCGCCCCCGGTGAAGTGGGGTTCCGCCGAGGACCGGGTCGAGCTGGCGATCCTGATCGCGGTGCGGCCGGGGGCGGCGGGAGCCCGGCACCTGAGAACGATCGCGGCCCTTTCCCGCCGCCTCTGCGACGACACGTTCCGGGAAAAGCTCCTCGCCGCGCCGGACGACGCGGCGGCCGCCGACCTCCTCTCGGGAGCGACGGGAACCGGAAAAGGAGACTAG
- a CDS encoding PTS fructose transporter subunit IIB, which produces MKIVAVTACPTGIAHTYMAAERLEKAAKKLGHAIKVETQGAMGIENALTGADVKGADVVILAAGIAIRDAGRFEGKRVVEVAVQEAIRNPEGILASLGS; this is translated from the coding sequence ATGAAGATCGTCGCGGTGACGGCCTGCCCCACCGGGATCGCCCACACCTACATGGCCGCCGAGCGGCTCGAGAAAGCCGCGAAGAAGCTCGGGCACGCGATCAAGGTCGAGACGCAGGGGGCCATGGGAATCGAGAATGCGCTGACGGGAGCGGACGTGAAGGGAGCCGACGTCGTGATCCTCGCCGCGGGGATCGCGATTCGCGACGCCGGCCGCTTCGAAGGGAAGCGCGTCGTGGAAGTCGCGGTCCAGGAGGCGATCCGGAACCCGGAGGGGATACTGGCCTCTCTCGGAAGCTGA
- a CDS encoding PTS transporter subunit EIIC: MSGHLSRARQFLLSGVSYAIPFVAAGGILIAAAIAFVPMTPTGPDFSNAPLLKTLLDIGSAAFGLLVPVLAGYIAFGMADRPGLAPGFVGGAIAAQVGAGFLGGIVAGLLAGFVVLGVKKLRVPAFVRPVMPILVIPVAGSVVVGFLMYRVVGVPIQQLMASLTAWLRAMSTGSGVVLALVLGAMIAFDMGGPVNKVAFFFGAAMIKEGNVAVMGACAAAICVPPLGLGLATLLGRKLWTDEERDAGWAGLAMGMIGITEGAIPFAASDPVRVIPTIMAGSAVAAVVATLGGVGDHAPHGGPIVLPVVDNRLAYVVAIVAGSLTVALVINALKKLAAARKGREAE, translated from the coding sequence ATGAGCGGACACCTCTCCCGGGCACGGCAGTTCCTGCTGTCGGGAGTCTCGTACGCGATTCCGTTCGTGGCGGCCGGGGGGATCCTGATCGCCGCGGCGATCGCCTTCGTCCCGATGACGCCGACCGGGCCGGACTTCTCGAACGCTCCGCTCCTGAAGACGCTCCTCGACATCGGCTCCGCAGCGTTCGGGCTGCTCGTGCCGGTCCTGGCGGGGTACATCGCGTTCGGCATGGCCGACCGGCCCGGCCTCGCCCCGGGCTTCGTCGGAGGGGCGATCGCGGCACAGGTCGGCGCGGGGTTCCTCGGCGGCATCGTCGCAGGGCTCCTCGCGGGGTTCGTCGTCCTGGGGGTGAAGAAACTGCGCGTGCCGGCGTTCGTACGGCCCGTGATGCCGATCCTCGTCATCCCGGTCGCCGGTTCGGTCGTCGTCGGCTTCCTCATGTACCGCGTCGTCGGCGTGCCGATCCAGCAGCTCATGGCGTCGCTCACGGCGTGGCTCCGGGCGATGAGCACCGGCTCGGGCGTCGTCCTCGCGCTCGTCCTCGGGGCGATGATCGCGTTCGACATGGGCGGCCCCGTCAACAAGGTCGCGTTCTTCTTCGGCGCGGCGATGATCAAGGAAGGGAACGTCGCCGTGATGGGCGCCTGCGCCGCGGCGATCTGCGTCCCGCCGCTCGGCCTCGGGCTCGCGACGCTCCTCGGGCGGAAGCTCTGGACCGACGAGGAGCGCGACGCCGGGTGGGCGGGCCTCGCCATGGGGATGATCGGGATCACCGAGGGAGCGATCCCCTTCGCGGCATCCGACCCGGTGAGGGTCATCCCGACGATCATGGCCGGGTCGGCGGTGGCGGCCGTCGTCGCGACGCTCGGCGGCGTGGGCGATCACGCGCCCCACGGCGGACCGATCGTCCTGCCGGTCGTCGACAACCGGCTCGCGTACGTCGTGGCCATCGTGGCCGGCTCGCTGACGGTCGCCCTCGTCATCAACGCGCTGAAGAAGCTCGCGGCGGCCCGGAAGGGCCGGGAGGCGGAATGA
- a CDS encoding ATP-binding cassette domain-containing protein, translating into MASAISISGVTKRFGKYTAVDRLDLEIPVGLTFGLLGPNGAGKTTTIRMTMNITKADEGTIRVLGEPLADEMQERIGYLPEERGLYRKMTVIDQLLFFAAIKSVEKKTALARLEKWIDVMDLRPWLGKKTEELSKGMQQKVQFLGTIIHDPEVLILDEPFSGLDPINVVLVKDFLADFKKQGKTIVFSTHVMEQAEKLCDRIALIYRGRKLLDGTVKEIKHAYRDRVPLPPPVEPEPELEKIFIKAVEESGLAAPTTEELR; encoded by the coding sequence ATGGCCTCTGCGATCTCGATCTCGGGTGTGACCAAGCGCTTCGGGAAGTACACCGCCGTCGACCGGCTCGACCTCGAGATCCCGGTCGGGCTCACGTTCGGTCTCCTCGGGCCGAACGGGGCCGGGAAGACGACCACGATCCGGATGACGATGAACATCACGAAGGCCGACGAGGGGACGATCCGGGTCCTCGGCGAGCCCCTCGCCGACGAGATGCAGGAGCGGATCGGCTACCTCCCCGAGGAACGCGGGCTCTACCGGAAGATGACCGTCATCGACCAGCTCCTCTTCTTCGCCGCGATCAAGAGCGTCGAGAAGAAAACCGCCCTCGCGCGCCTCGAGAAGTGGATCGACGTGATGGACCTGCGCCCCTGGCTCGGCAAGAAGACCGAGGAGCTCTCGAAGGGGATGCAGCAGAAGGTGCAGTTCCTCGGGACGATCATCCACGACCCGGAGGTCCTCATCCTGGACGAGCCGTTCTCCGGCCTCGACCCGATCAACGTCGTCCTCGTGAAGGACTTCCTCGCCGACTTCAAGAAGCAGGGCAAGACGATCGTCTTCTCCACCCACGTCATGGAGCAGGCCGAGAAGCTCTGCGACCGCATCGCCCTCATCTACCGCGGGAGGAAGCTCCTCGACGGGACGGTGAAGGAGATCAAGCACGCCTACCGCGACCGGGTGCCGCTCCCGCCGCCCGTGGAGCCGGAGCCGGAGCTGGAGAAGATCTTCATCAAGGCCGTCGAGGAGTCGGGCCTGGCGGCCCCAACGACGGAAGAGCTGCGGTAG
- a CDS encoding ABC transporter permease, producing the protein MNRKLLHVIRREYLQQIKTKGFWIGTILIPLLGLVFVYLQVILASTLIPEGKIGVVDLTGRLYEPLVLEQKAVSDVDEKDGKVEEKSRRMPARITFFDVAGTAETLPAVRTALNERVQKKEIKAYIVIPADGLETGKVEWRARSVKADMILRESVERALARAGTKERMKDQGVDPAVYERARLTVKLDPHEATEKETSEDAKNVGVNLAVSGVLFFLIYISIFIYGAFIMRGVLEEKNNRIVEVIISSVKPTTLMLGKIIGIGFVGLTQYAVWGLFAFTLTLPGIVGLMGVAGGTIPSIPGATILAFVVFFLLGYFLYAGLYAALAAPFNTEQEAQQLVMIPGMMLILASTMWFFAFNSPDGTLARVLSLFPFTAPLLMFMRISVQPPPAWEIALSIGILLLSIWGVAWFAGRVYRVGILMYGKKPTLPEILRWARAAD; encoded by the coding sequence ATGAACAGGAAGCTCCTTCACGTCATCCGCCGCGAGTACCTCCAGCAGATCAAGACGAAGGGGTTCTGGATCGGGACGATCCTCATCCCGCTGCTCGGCCTCGTCTTCGTCTACCTCCAGGTGATCCTCGCCTCGACCCTCATCCCGGAAGGGAAGATCGGCGTCGTCGACCTGACGGGCCGCCTCTACGAGCCGCTGGTCCTCGAGCAGAAGGCGGTCTCGGACGTCGACGAGAAGGACGGCAAGGTCGAGGAGAAGTCCCGCAGGATGCCGGCGAGGATCACGTTCTTCGACGTGGCGGGAACGGCCGAGACGCTCCCCGCCGTCCGTACGGCGCTGAACGAACGGGTCCAGAAGAAGGAGATCAAGGCCTACATCGTGATTCCCGCCGACGGCCTCGAGACGGGGAAGGTGGAGTGGCGGGCGCGGTCGGTGAAGGCCGACATGATCCTCCGCGAGTCGGTCGAGCGCGCTCTCGCGCGCGCCGGGACCAAGGAGCGCATGAAGGACCAGGGGGTGGACCCGGCCGTCTACGAGAGGGCCCGCCTCACGGTGAAGCTCGACCCGCACGAGGCGACGGAGAAGGAGACCTCGGAAGACGCCAAGAACGTCGGCGTGAACCTCGCGGTCTCCGGCGTCCTCTTCTTCCTGATCTACATCTCCATCTTCATCTACGGCGCCTTCATCATGCGCGGCGTCCTCGAGGAGAAGAACAACCGGATCGTCGAGGTCATCATCTCGTCGGTGAAGCCGACGACCCTGATGCTCGGGAAGATCATCGGCATCGGCTTCGTCGGCCTGACGCAGTACGCGGTGTGGGGGCTCTTCGCCTTCACCCTGACCCTTCCCGGCATCGTCGGCCTCATGGGCGTCGCGGGCGGGACGATCCCGAGCATCCCCGGGGCGACGATCCTCGCGTTCGTCGTCTTCTTCCTCCTCGGGTACTTCCTCTACGCCGGGCTCTACGCCGCCCTCGCCGCGCCGTTCAACACGGAGCAGGAGGCGCAGCAGCTCGTGATGATCCCCGGGATGATGCTCATCCTGGCGTCGACGATGTGGTTCTTCGCCTTCAACTCGCCCGACGGGACGCTGGCGCGGGTCCTCTCGCTCTTCCCCTTCACGGCCCCGCTCCTGATGTTCATGCGGATCTCGGTGCAGCCGCCGCCGGCCTGGGAGATCGCCCTGTCGATCGGAATCCTCCTCCTGTCGATCTGGGGCGTCGCCTGGTTCGCCGGGCGGGTCTACCGCGTCGGGATCCTGATGTACGGCAAGAAGCCGACGCTGCCCGAGATCCTCCGCTGGGCGCGGGCCGCCGACTGA
- the cls gene encoding cardiolipin synthase, with translation MNLIEILALVALALDVVALVHAVTRHLGVTSTLAWIFFILFLPGVGPLAYFLLASPRIRTTRRRRRLAGQAVRDAIRRSLGSEPLPAEVDHASPLARSVLFLGMRLTGLPPRAGNRVELLLDNELAFRSKSEAIRGAERSVWAEYYIVEDDATGTGFLADLAERARAGCDVRLLYDAVGSSDIPEESLGKLREAGGKTEAFLPINPLRRRWSMHLRNHRKLLVVDERIGFTGGMNVGDDYSAGSFIVSGSGRGRRNHPWHDAHLRVEGPAVFDLATVFAEDWTFAAGERLVPSSIPLPTDGGSVVAVLPSGPDQAANANAHVYFSALSGALERCWLTTPYFVPDEPTVRALCNAAYRGIDVRVLVPAESDVPVAQAAGRFFYGPLLRSGVRIYEYLPRVLHAKTVVVDGSWALVGSANLDFRSFSLNFELGALVFDRAFATLLEERFTSDLAQSREVTLASVERRGFADRARLGLARLLAPLL, from the coding sequence ATGAACCTCATCGAGATCCTCGCACTCGTCGCTCTCGCGCTCGACGTCGTGGCGCTCGTCCACGCGGTGACGCGGCACCTCGGCGTCACCTCGACCCTCGCGTGGATCTTCTTCATCCTCTTCCTCCCGGGCGTCGGCCCGCTCGCCTACTTCCTTCTCGCGAGTCCCCGCATCCGGACGACGCGACGGCGCAGGCGGCTCGCGGGGCAGGCGGTGCGCGACGCCATCCGCAGGAGCCTCGGGAGCGAGCCTCTTCCGGCGGAGGTGGACCACGCGTCGCCGCTGGCGCGTTCGGTTCTCTTCCTCGGGATGCGCCTGACGGGCCTCCCGCCCCGGGCGGGGAACCGCGTCGAGCTCCTCCTCGACAACGAGCTCGCCTTCCGCTCGAAGTCCGAGGCCATCCGGGGGGCCGAGCGTTCGGTGTGGGCCGAGTACTACATCGTCGAGGACGACGCGACGGGAACGGGCTTCCTCGCCGATCTCGCCGAGCGGGCGCGCGCGGGGTGCGACGTGCGGCTCCTCTACGACGCCGTCGGCTCTTCCGACATCCCCGAGGAGAGCCTCGGGAAGCTGCGCGAGGCGGGCGGGAAGACCGAGGCCTTCCTTCCGATCAACCCTCTTCGTCGGCGCTGGTCGATGCACCTGCGGAACCACCGCAAGCTCCTCGTCGTCGACGAGCGGATCGGCTTCACCGGCGGCATGAACGTCGGAGACGACTATTCGGCCGGGAGCTTCATCGTGTCCGGGTCCGGGCGCGGCCGCCGGAACCACCCCTGGCACGATGCGCACCTCCGGGTCGAAGGGCCCGCCGTCTTCGACCTGGCCACCGTCTTCGCCGAGGACTGGACCTTCGCCGCCGGCGAGCGGCTCGTCCCGTCGAGCATCCCGCTTCCAACGGACGGCGGGTCCGTCGTCGCCGTCCTGCCGAGCGGCCCGGACCAGGCCGCCAACGCGAATGCGCACGTGTACTTCTCGGCCCTTTCCGGCGCTCTCGAACGATGCTGGCTGACGACACCCTACTTCGTACCGGACGAGCCGACGGTCCGCGCCCTCTGCAACGCGGCCTACCGTGGAATCGACGTGAGGGTCCTCGTGCCGGCCGAGAGCGACGTTCCCGTGGCCCAGGCCGCCGGCCGCTTCTTCTACGGCCCGCTCCTGCGCTCCGGGGTGCGGATCTACGAGTACCTGCCCCGTGTCCTCCACGCCAAGACCGTCGTCGTCGACGGCTCCTGGGCGCTCGTCGGGTCTGCGAACCTGGACTTCCGGAGCTTCTCCCTGAACTTCGAGCTCGGCGCCCTCGTCTTCGACCGCGCCTTCGCCACGCTCCTCGAGGAGCGCTTCACGAGCGACCTCGCCCAGAGCCGCGAGGTGACACTCGCGTCGGTCGAGCGGCGCGGCTTCGCCGATCGCGCCCGGCTCGGCCTCGCCCGTCTCCTCGCGCCGCTGCTCTGA
- a CDS encoding SpoIIE family protein phosphatase — translation MTVTRTFKVSGLALLAGILLANLGGEDGFAELVKVVGVLTIVVAAPVFAVSALRHLMRGLLWRVGSRLFVSYLLIGVLPLLLVAGLVSAALFILSGQSGARRAETRLLARLDSLEAKASEFAGRERARRPEAATGSGSFDGWALLPTTGAAEGDGPLGTHLGKIAVPEEGLRAFVQDGGKSFLVAARRTKAGTLFLYRGADAVLEDELSAEAGLNVRFGLGRTEATADAATSQAEGTRGGVTISASGKTTRVSSLNREERKARAVKAPGPGDEGLVHWFLPLDLPVLDATTGAPIRDEGAALLVRTSMTAEFRSLFGGAELSSSGAGAGAIALAVLKALGISTGVVYFLALLVAALLVIRIARAARRLSNGFAQIEKGNFGVREKLRGRDQLAGLIDSFNEMAGHLEASMAARAEAEALGRELAIARDLQRRLLPSPDFAFPGVELAADFRPAAAIGGDFYHFLGEGETRLTVVIADVAGHGLPAGIVMASALASLAALSRGGTDTPTLLAHLDDEVRRTTERRAFVTLAHVRFDLAGRAAEFTNAGHIYPYRVAPDGTVSSVENPSKPLGAGRPVERVTVTVPLVDGETWVLLSDGVVEAMAPDGSEAFGFERLESALARCGGKGPRDVLESVLDAWRAHTGGDDPEDDRTVVVVKVLSPSASAPSAGPHPPG, via the coding sequence TTGACCGTCACACGAACGTTCAAGGTCTCGGGCCTCGCGCTCCTCGCCGGGATCCTCCTCGCCAACCTCGGCGGCGAAGACGGATTCGCCGAGCTCGTGAAGGTCGTCGGGGTCCTGACCATCGTCGTCGCCGCGCCGGTCTTCGCCGTCAGCGCCCTCCGCCACCTCATGCGCGGTCTCCTCTGGAGGGTCGGCAGCCGGCTCTTCGTCTCCTATCTCCTCATCGGCGTCCTGCCTCTCCTGCTCGTCGCGGGGCTCGTGTCGGCCGCGCTCTTCATCCTCTCGGGACAGTCCGGGGCCCGGCGGGCCGAGACCCGCCTCCTCGCGCGCCTCGACTCCCTGGAGGCCAAGGCGTCCGAGTTCGCGGGGCGCGAGCGGGCGCGCCGTCCCGAGGCCGCCACCGGGAGCGGCTCGTTCGACGGCTGGGCCCTCCTCCCCACGACCGGCGCCGCGGAAGGCGACGGCCCGCTCGGCACGCATCTCGGAAAGATCGCCGTCCCCGAGGAGGGGCTTCGCGCCTTCGTCCAGGACGGGGGGAAGTCGTTCCTCGTCGCGGCGCGGCGAACGAAGGCTGGCACCCTCTTCCTCTACCGCGGCGCCGACGCCGTCCTCGAGGACGAGCTCTCGGCGGAAGCGGGGTTGAACGTCCGGTTCGGGCTCGGCAGGACCGAGGCGACGGCCGATGCCGCGACCTCGCAGGCGGAGGGAACGAGGGGAGGCGTGACGATCAGCGCTTCCGGGAAGACGACGCGGGTCTCGTCGCTCAACAGGGAAGAGCGCAAGGCGCGCGCCGTGAAGGCGCCCGGCCCGGGGGACGAGGGCCTGGTCCACTGGTTCCTGCCGCTCGACCTCCCGGTCCTCGACGCGACGACCGGGGCGCCGATCAGGGACGAAGGGGCTGCCCTCCTCGTGAGGACGTCGATGACGGCGGAGTTCCGGAGCCTCTTCGGGGGCGCGGAGCTCTCGAGCTCCGGGGCCGGGGCAGGCGCCATCGCGCTCGCGGTCCTCAAGGCCCTCGGCATCTCGACCGGGGTCGTCTACTTCCTCGCCCTCCTCGTGGCCGCGCTCCTCGTCATCCGGATCGCCCGCGCCGCCCGGCGCCTCTCGAACGGCTTCGCCCAGATCGAAAAGGGGAACTTCGGCGTCCGGGAGAAGCTCCGCGGCCGCGACCAGCTCGCGGGGCTGATCGACAGCTTCAACGAGATGGCCGGGCACCTCGAGGCGAGCATGGCGGCCCGGGCCGAGGCCGAGGCGCTCGGGCGCGAGCTGGCGATCGCTCGCGACCTCCAGCGGCGCCTCCTCCCCTCGCCCGACTTCGCCTTTCCCGGCGTCGAGCTCGCCGCCGACTTCCGCCCTGCCGCCGCGATCGGTGGCGACTTCTACCATTTCCTCGGCGAGGGCGAGACGCGCCTGACGGTCGTCATCGCCGACGTGGCGGGCCACGGCCTGCCGGCCGGGATCGTCATGGCGTCCGCCCTCGCGAGCCTCGCGGCCCTCTCGCGCGGTGGCACCGACACGCCCACCCTCCTCGCCCACCTCGACGACGAGGTCCGCCGGACGACGGAGCGCCGCGCGTTCGTCACGCTCGCCCACGTGCGTTTCGACCTCGCGGGCCGGGCCGCCGAGTTCACGAACGCGGGGCACATCTATCCCTACCGCGTCGCTCCGGACGGCACCGTCTCCTCCGTCGAGAACCCGTCGAAGCCCCTCGGCGCGGGCCGGCCGGTCGAGCGGGTGACGGTGACCGTCCCGCTCGTCGACGGCGAGACCTGGGTCCTGCTCTCCGACGGCGTCGTCGAGGCGATGGCGCCCGACGGGAGCGAGGCGTTCGGCTTCGAGCGCCTGGAGAGCGCTCTCGCCCGCTGCGGGGGAAAGGGCCCGCGCGACGTCCTCGAGTCGGTCCTCGACGCCTGGAGGGCGCACACCGGGGGCGACGACCCGGAGGACGACCGGACGGTCGTCGTCGTGAAGGTCCTCAGCCCCTCGGCATCCGCTCCCTCAGCCGGGCCGCACCCGCCCGGCTGA
- a CDS encoding response regulator, with translation MKPLRVVVVDDEELARAVVREHLAAHPGIEIVAECANGIEAIEAVAALAPDLLFLDVQMPRLTGFETLELLDPRPAVVFVTAYDRHAVKAFEVSAVDYLLKPFSKERFDAALAKARALLGSGAKGPDPATLAAAARPEGVPLERIAVREGTRVTLLAVETVAWVKAEDDYVLIRSGGKNHLKHQTLSDLATRLPAARFVRVHRSWVVNVGKLASLEEGKTAVMADGERVPVSRAGAARLRERMPRG, from the coding sequence GTGAAACCGCTCCGCGTCGTCGTCGTCGACGACGAGGAGCTTGCCCGGGCCGTCGTCCGCGAGCACCTCGCCGCGCACCCCGGTATCGAGATCGTGGCGGAGTGCGCGAACGGGATCGAGGCGATCGAGGCGGTCGCCGCCCTCGCCCCCGACCTCCTCTTTCTCGACGTCCAGATGCCGCGCCTCACCGGGTTCGAGACGCTCGAGCTGCTCGACCCGCGCCCCGCCGTCGTCTTCGTCACCGCCTACGACCGGCACGCCGTGAAGGCGTTCGAGGTGAGCGCCGTCGACTATCTCCTGAAGCCGTTCTCGAAGGAGCGCTTCGACGCCGCGCTCGCGAAGGCGCGGGCCCTCCTCGGCTCCGGGGCGAAAGGACCCGATCCGGCCACCCTCGCCGCCGCCGCGCGGCCGGAGGGTGTGCCCCTCGAGCGGATCGCGGTGCGCGAGGGGACGCGCGTGACGCTCCTCGCCGTCGAGACGGTCGCGTGGGTGAAGGCCGAGGACGACTACGTCCTGATCCGCTCGGGAGGAAAGAACCACCTGAAGCACCAGACGCTCTCCGACCTCGCCACACGGCTTCCCGCCGCGCGCTTCGTCCGCGTCCACCGCTCGTGGGTCGTCAACGTCGGAAAGCTCGCCTCCCTCGAGGAAGGGAAGACGGCGGTGATGGCGGACGGCGAACGGGTCCCGGTCAGCCGGGCGGGTGCGGCCCGGCTGAGGGAGCGGATGCCGAGGGGCTGA